The proteins below are encoded in one region of Gammaproteobacteria bacterium:
- a CDS encoding MGMT family protein: MLLPGEVVTYGHLARQLGTSARAVGGACRANPIPLVIPCHRVTGANRVGGYMGTCRHVRLKRWLLTHERSV; the protein is encoded by the coding sequence ATGCTATTACCGGGCGAAGTGGTCACGTACGGTCATTTAGCCCGACAACTTGGCACGTCTGCGCGGGCAGTCGGTGGCGCATGCCGCGCCAACCCCATCCCCCTCGTGATACCCTGCCATCGGGTCACAGGAGCCAATCGTGTCGGAGGCTACATGGGTACGTGTCGGCACGTTCGGCTGAAGCGCTGGCTGCTCACGCATGAACGCTCCGTCTAA